One bacterium genomic window, CAGGCAGACTTTTCTTGTTACCGCGAGGGATAACCGCGTGACGAAAGCCCATTTTTTCCGCCTCAGCCAGGCGGGCGTCCACATGGGCCACCGAGCGCAGTTCGCCTCCAAGGCCAACCTCGCCGAGGAGAATGGCCTCGGGATCAATGACGCGGTTGCGCATGCTCGAGGCGATGCAGGCGACAATGCCGATATCCGCCGCCGTCTCATCGATGCGAAATCCGCCGACCGCATTGACAAAAACATCCATCGTGCCGACATGATAGCCCAGCCGTTTGTCCAGCACCGCCAGAAGCATCTGCACGCGTTTGATATCCAGACCTGTCGTGGTGCGCTGCGGCAGCCCGTAGTTGGCGCTGCTCACCAGGGCCTGCACCTCAAGCAGGATCGGACGGGTTCCCTCCATGCAGCAGATCACCGCCGAGCCGCTGTTCTCGGCGCGACGTTCGGACAAAAAGACCGCTGAGGGATTGGGGACATCGCGGAGCCCGCCTTCGGTCATCTCGAAAACCCCGATCTCGCGGGTCGAGCCAAACCGGTTCTTGGACGCGCGTAAAATGCGATAAAAATGATCGCGATCTCCCTCGAAAAGAAGCAGGGCATCCACCATATGCTCCAGGACCTTGGGGCCGGCAAGCATCCCCTCTTTGGTTACATGGCCGACCAGAAATACAGGGATGTGCTCGCTTTTGGCCACCTGGATCAGGCGCAACGTGCATTCGCGCACCTGACTGACACTGCCAGGAGCACTCTCAAACATCGGCGTATACATGGTCTGGATCGAGTCCACTACCACCAGGC contains:
- the radA gene encoding DNA repair protein RadA, producing MNKSRKDKVHFVCQNCGTVSPRWLGKCPGCEAWNSFIEERAPAHYPRAAQSVPASRNQALPLEQISTDLMPRLQTVSPEFNRVLGGGIVMGSVVLIGGDPGIGKSTLMLQEAAGLGCSDFRVLYVTGEESAQQTKMRAQRLGLVSEGLYVLAETEIESVGDAIAQIAPRLVVVDSIQTMYTPMFESAPGSVSQVRECTLRLIQVAKSEHIPVFLVGHVTKEGMLAGPKVLEHMVDALLLFEGDRDHFYRILRASKNRFGSTREIGVFEMTEGGLRDVPNPSAVFLSERRAENSGSAVICCMEGTRPILLEVQALVSSANYGLPQRTTTGLDIKRVQMLLAVLDKRLGYHVGTMDVFVNAVGGFRIDETAADIGIVACIASSMRNRVIDPEAILLGEVGLGGELRSVAHVDARLAEAEKMGFRHAVIPRGNKKSLPAQLGMHIFAVSQAQEALDAVLQ